TTAGTTTTAATCAATCTAACTAATGAATTATTTGAATCTAATTCATTAAATTTAGATAAAGTCTTTTTAAGAGCTTTTACATAAAAAGCATTTAGCTCCAAATCTGCTCCTTGTTCTTGCAAGGGTTCAATCATTAAAGTTTGTAAACTTATTAAAGCAGTAATGTCCAACTTAAATGAGAAGTGGCCAACATTTGTTTTATCTACAACAACTGTTTTTTCAGTTATACTTCCCCCATTTTTATTTTGGTTTAGAGGCATCGCTGACACTTCTTTTATTTTTTCATCTAGTTTTTTTATTTTTTCCTCCACTTTAGCCAATAATGAACTAATAGTTTTTGAGCTTTCTTCTTTAGTATTAGAAATGAAACTAGACACTTTCTCACTAACCTCTTTAAATTTATCTTCAAATTGGTTCATATCCACTTCTTGAGTAGATTTTTTTAATTTATCTCCGAATTGGTTAATTTTTGAATCAATATCTTTTATTTTAAACTCAAGTTCTTCTTCTTGTTCTTTTATTGTATGAATTTGATTCTCCAATTCCTCAATTTTTTCTTCATGAAATTCATACAAGTAATCAAATTTTGGTCCTTCATGGTTGAATCCTTCTTTATCGGCTTCAACTCTTTTCTCCAACTCTTCTTTTTCCTTATTAATTTCAGCTCTTAAGTTTTCAATAACTTCTTTATTTTCTTCTATTTTCAGATCTTCTTGTTCTTTATTTTCAGTTTCTAAAACTCCACTTTCAACAGCTCTTCCTTCTGATTCGGGTGTAAATTTAGATAAAAACTTGTGTTTTGATAATTTTTCTAAAACTTGAGTTTCAGAAACTTTTGGGTCATGATTTAAAAATATTTCTTTATCTTTTTCATCTTCAAAAACTAAAGCATGATTAATTGCCAACTCCTCTGTTATTGAGTCAGAGACGGTTATTGGTTTGATATCTAATTTAGCTAGTGTATTTTCACTTTTAGTAAATACGGGCGCTTCAAATTTATCAGAATCATTATTACTTTCATTTATGAAATCCTCAACAATTTCGTCAAT
This genomic interval from Spiroplasma monobiae MQ-1 contains the following:
- a CDS encoding biotin/lipoyl-containing protein produces the protein MEKIKFKNAKKYKGIVEKVLVKEGQPVKKDEVLALISTQLEKFEIVSTIEGVIRNIYVIESLIVSHGDTVFDIFSEKEINSLLKKPSNINDTLKDGLNEFGYLEKLINEPSEEKKQQYNETIKTDESLTEEISSLEYLKSGDYEEVGVTKSFDQINEDFKINSIEEKFEAKKDDRKYIEVSESLTEEISSLDFLNIKDAKEVSEKNAIDEIVEDFINESNNDSDKFEAPVFTKSENTLAKLDIKPITVSDSITEELAINHALVFEDEKDKEIFLNHDPKVSETQVLEKLSKHKFLSKFTPESEGRAVESGVLETENKEQEDLKIEENKEVIENLRAEINKEKEELEKRVEADKEGFNHEGPKFDYLYEFHEEKIEELENQIHTIKEQEEELEFKIKDIDSKINQFGDKLKKSTQEVDMNQFEDKFKEVSEKVSSFISNTKEESSKTISSLLAKVEEKIKKLDEKIKEVSAMPLNQNKNGGSITEKTVVVDKTNVGHFSFKLDITALISLQTLMIEPLQEQGADLELNAFYVKALKKTLSKFNELDSNNSLVRLIKTNGVEFKDTVVKVQEDSSILNISKEIEKNESKNNEEVKVAIYDLSNFGIDNASFGLSKESLISIYISSIANSFKEDGNLSNFVKVNFAFNQNVLEPEDAIVFGKEFISILKNPGFLI